A portion of the Candidatus Pristimantibacillus lignocellulolyticus genome contains these proteins:
- a CDS encoding mechanosensitive ion channel family protein: MTWYDWLKQEFIVGEIIVSIVVVIVAWLFKRYVIKYIFRITLKRMKKDQLLPKLLYALEPLIGALILWGAIYFAINNYVDPNWKYNVVLDRMFRSIVVIIIGIGIYRMSASSSEVIEEIAISAGIEKNSMILPLLSRIVRLLVLILMITLIIAEWGYSINGVVAGLGLGSVAIALAAKDTVSNILAGIIIISEKPFGKEDWILTPDVEGFVEDITFRSSRIRTFADALVTVPNQKLVDQPITNWSKMGRRRITYHVHVRLDSDLDRLQQAMKKMEAYLDKHEAIDDRMVMVRFNEIEEGSLGIFLYYFSRTTIWKEHLLVRQETMIALIQILQKEGIQLAYPIQRIIVESAIDKEPVELLKS; this comes from the coding sequence TTGACGTGGTATGATTGGCTTAAACAAGAGTTTATAGTTGGTGAAATCATAGTTTCTATTGTAGTAGTTATCGTTGCTTGGCTCTTCAAACGTTACGTAATCAAATATATTTTTCGTATTACATTGAAACGAATGAAGAAAGATCAATTACTGCCAAAGTTGCTGTATGCTTTGGAGCCGTTAATAGGAGCTTTAATTTTATGGGGTGCTATTTATTTCGCAATTAATAATTATGTGGACCCAAATTGGAAGTACAACGTAGTACTAGATAGAATGTTTCGTAGTATTGTTGTAATTATTATCGGTATTGGAATTTATCGAATGTCGGCTTCATCATCAGAAGTGATTGAAGAGATAGCCATTTCCGCTGGCATTGAGAAAAATAGTATGATCTTGCCGTTATTATCTCGAATTGTTCGTTTACTTGTCTTAATTTTAATGATTACTCTTATTATTGCAGAATGGGGATATAGTATTAATGGGGTAGTTGCGGGTCTGGGACTTGGAAGTGTGGCCATTGCATTAGCTGCAAAAGACACAGTAAGTAATATTCTCGCAGGAATCATTATTATTTCAGAGAAACCATTTGGTAAAGAAGATTGGATTCTTACTCCTGATGTAGAGGGTTTTGTTGAAGATATCACTTTCCGAAGTTCACGTATTCGTACATTTGCAGATGCGCTTGTAACGGTTCCTAATCAGAAGCTTGTTGATCAGCCGATTACGAATTGGTCCAAGATGGGACGTAGAAGAATTACGTACCATGTACATGTAAGATTAGATTCTGATCTAGATCGCTTGCAACAAGCAATGAAGAAGATGGAAGCATACTTGGATAAGCATGAAGCGATTGATGATCGTATGGTAATGGTTCGTTTTAATGAAATTGAAGAAGGAAGTTTAGGCATATTTCTTTATTATTTTTCGAGGACGACGATATGGAAAGAACATTTGCTCGTACGTCAGGAAACGATGATTGCTTTAATTCAGATTTTACAAAAAGAAGGCATTCAACTGGCTTATCCAATACAAAGAATTATAGTAGAAAGCGCAATAGATAAAGAACCAGTTGAGCTGCTGAAGAGCTAG
- the upp gene encoding uracil phosphoribosyltransferase, with amino-acid sequence MSNLFICDHPMIQHKLTFIRDKETNTKDFRELIDEVATFMAYEITREIPLQTIKVETPVAITDSKIVSGRMLGLVPILRAGLGMVDGILKLIPSAKVGHIGLARDHETLQPKEYYINLPTDAQDRMLIVIDPMLATGGSAIAAINSLKQRGCEDMKLMCIIAAPEGVKAVQEAHPDVDIYVAALDQGLNEKGYIVPGLGDAGDRIFGTN; translated from the coding sequence ATGAGCAATTTATTTATTTGTGATCATCCGATGATCCAGCATAAGCTTACTTTTATTCGAGACAAGGAAACGAATACGAAAGATTTTCGTGAACTTATTGATGAAGTAGCTACTTTCATGGCATATGAAATTACAAGAGAAATTCCACTTCAGACGATCAAGGTTGAAACGCCAGTTGCGATCACAGATTCTAAAATTGTTTCAGGACGTATGCTTGGTTTAGTTCCGATTTTACGCGCTGGACTAGGTATGGTTGATGGTATTTTGAAATTAATACCTTCAGCAAAAGTAGGTCATATTGGGCTTGCTCGAGATCATGAAACATTACAACCAAAAGAGTACTATATTAACTTGCCAACTGATGCACAAGATAGAATGCTTATTGTCATCGATCCCATGCTTGCTACCGGCGGTTCCGCTATTGCTGCAATTAACTCCTTGAAACAACGTGGTTGTGAGGATATGAAGTTAATGTGCATTATTGCCGCTCCAGAAGGGGTGAAAGCAGTACAAGAAGCTCATCCAGATGTGGATATCTATGTTGCTGCATTAGATCAAGGTTTGAATGAAAAAGGTTATATCGTTCCAGGTCTAGGTGACGCTGGTGACCGCATTTTTGGTACAAACTGA
- the wecB gene encoding UDP-N-acetylglucosamine 2-epimerase (non-hydrolyzing) → MTIFGTRPEAVKMAPLVLELQKREDQIESIVCVTAQHRQILDQVLDFFEIKPNYDLNVMKDRQTLTETTVRVLEGLDPVLEEAKPDIVLVHGDTQTTFLASYASFLKKIKVGHVEAGLRTWNKMSPYPEEMNRQLAGVLSDVHFAPTDWSANNLRKENKNEETIYVTGNTATDVFQYTVDESFTHPVIEWAKGKRMILMTAHRRESLGEPHRHIFNAVKRIADEFEDVVFVYAVHPNPAVREPAQEILGNHPRIQLIDPLDVFEFHNFYPHTYMIMTDSGGLQEEAPSFGVPTLVLRDTTERPEGIEAGTLELVGTDEEQVYERAKALLSDSALYMRMSQAANPYGDGRASERIVDAILHHFGKISERPDSFTQRS, encoded by the coding sequence ATGACAATTTTCGGGACTAGACCAGAGGCTGTAAAGATGGCTCCATTAGTATTAGAGCTACAAAAACGCGAAGATCAAATTGAGTCAATCGTATGTGTGACAGCACAGCATCGTCAAATTCTAGATCAAGTTCTCGACTTTTTCGAGATTAAACCGAACTATGACTTGAATGTTATGAAAGATAGACAGACGCTAACTGAGACGACAGTTCGTGTACTTGAAGGTCTTGATCCTGTACTTGAAGAGGCGAAGCCTGATATCGTATTAGTACATGGAGATACTCAAACAACATTTTTAGCTAGTTACGCATCATTCTTGAAGAAAATTAAAGTCGGTCATGTGGAAGCTGGACTTCGTACGTGGAACAAAATGTCTCCGTATCCTGAAGAGATGAACCGTCAGCTTGCTGGTGTATTATCTGATGTTCATTTTGCACCAACAGATTGGTCTGCGAATAATCTTCGTAAAGAGAATAAGAACGAAGAAACGATTTACGTTACAGGCAATACTGCTACAGATGTATTCCAATATACAGTTGATGAATCCTTTACACATCCTGTCATCGAATGGGCGAAAGGCAAACGTATGATTCTTATGACGGCACATCGTCGGGAATCACTGGGCGAGCCTCATCGTCATATTTTTAATGCCGTAAAACGTATTGCAGATGAGTTCGAAGATGTTGTATTCGTATATGCCGTGCATCCCAATCCAGCTGTACGTGAACCAGCTCAAGAAATTTTGGGCAATCATCCACGTATTCAGTTGATTGATCCGTTAGATGTATTTGAATTCCATAACTTCTATCCACATACTTATATGATCATGACGGATTCTGGCGGATTACAAGAGGAAGCGCCATCATTCGGTGTTCCAACACTTGTCCTTCGTGACACAACAGAGCGTCCAGAAGGTATTGAAGCAGGAACATTAGAACTTGTAGGCACAGATGAGGAACAAGTTTATGAACGTGCAAAAGCTTTGTTAAGCGACTCTGCATTATATATGCGTATGAGCCAAGCCGCGAATCCATATGGTGATGGACGCGCTTCTGAGCGTATTGTTGATGCAATTTTACATCATTTTGGCAAAATATCTGAGCGCCCAGATTCGTTCACACAACGTTCATAG
- a CDS encoding AtpZ/AtpI family protein: protein MTKRKLDQPLYAVGLMGAIGINIGAFIVIGYWIGSYLSELTKSNGWVVGGVLTGLAIGIGSAILIVMKMLEGQDG from the coding sequence ATGACAAAGCGAAAATTAGATCAGCCGCTGTATGCTGTAGGTTTGATGGGAGCAATAGGCATTAATATCGGTGCTTTTATTGTCATTGGTTATTGGATCGGCTCATATCTCAGTGAATTGACAAAGAGTAATGGTTGGGTTGTCGGTGGTGTTCTGACTGGACTTGCTATCGGGATTGGTTCAGCTATCCTTATCGTTATGAAGATGTTGGAGGGCCAAGATGGATAA
- a CDS encoding ATP synthase subunit I, with protein sequence MDNLMKSATRWMLYFTAVCLILWAVVPTWKSVMLGLAVGLVASTMNAFLLRRRVAMIAEYTIQEGANTKRRGLGFGNRIAMVLLVAMIAMKFPDTLNMPAALAGSMVSPFVILVVALIHNLKTNNSGKG encoded by the coding sequence ATGGATAACTTGATGAAATCAGCTACGCGCTGGATGCTCTATTTCACCGCAGTATGTTTAATATTGTGGGCAGTCGTTCCTACATGGAAATCGGTTATGTTGGGTTTGGCTGTGGGATTAGTAGCAAGCACTATGAATGCGTTTTTATTGAGGCGTAGAGTGGCTATGATAGCAGAGTATACGATTCAAGAAGGAGCGAATACGAAGAGAAGAGGACTTGGATTTGGTAATCGTATTGCAATGGTATTACTTGTTGCTATGATTGCTATGAAATTTCCCGACACGCTTAATATGCCAGCAGCATTAGCAGGCAGTATGGTGTCTCCCTTTGTAATTCTGGTAGTAGCTTTAATTCATAATTTGAAAACAAATAATAGCGGAAAGGGGTGA
- the atpB gene encoding F0F1 ATP synthase subunit A yields the protein MHIFPIVELMGMKFDLSAIIAIVVTMIVILILARLAVRNLSVENPGKMQNFLEWIVDFVHSTIASTMPLEKAKKFVSLGMTIILFIFVANILGLPFQIVTTTDQPILGITADYLTKHHGEAHLAWWKSPTADLSVTSGLAIVMFFIIHFLGVKWNAKHYFQHYFKPYPIFFPINLIETIAKPVTLALRLYANILAGEILISTILMLGVYGLPFMAIWQGFSIFVGAIQAFLFTVLTMVYISQAAVHDEEEHAH from the coding sequence ATGCATATTTTTCCAATAGTGGAACTGATGGGTATGAAATTTGACCTTTCAGCTATCATTGCTATCGTCGTTACTATGATCGTTATACTAATTCTAGCACGTCTTGCCGTTCGTAACTTGTCAGTTGAGAATCCTGGAAAAATGCAAAATTTCTTGGAATGGATTGTCGATTTCGTACATAGTACGATTGCTAGTACGATGCCGCTTGAAAAGGCGAAAAAGTTCGTATCTTTAGGAATGACGATTATATTATTTATTTTCGTAGCCAATATTCTTGGTTTACCATTCCAAATCGTAACAACAACTGACCAACCTATTTTAGGAATTACTGCTGATTATCTTACCAAACATCATGGTGAAGCTCATCTTGCTTGGTGGAAATCACCAACAGCAGATCTTTCTGTAACGTCTGGTCTTGCGATCGTTATGTTCTTCATTATTCACTTCCTAGGGGTGAAATGGAACGCGAAGCATTACTTCCAACATTACTTTAAGCCATACCCGATTTTCTTCCCAATTAATCTAATCGAGACGATTGCAAAACCAGTTACATTGGCGCTTCGTCTATATGCGAATATTTTAGCGGGTGAAATTCTAATTTCTACGATTTTGATGCTAGGTGTTTACGGGTTACCATTTATGGCGATCTGGCAAGGATTTAGTATTTTCGTAGGTGCAATTCAAGCGTTCTTATTCACAGTGTTAACGATGGTGTATATCTCGCAAGCAGCGGTTCATGATGAAGAAGAACATGCACATTAA
- the atpE gene encoding F0F1 ATP synthase subunit C: MLMSVLAAAIAVGLGAIGAGIGNGMIVSKTVEGIARQPEQKAALQTTMFIGAGIVEVVPIVGVVIGFLAFFSDK; this comes from the coding sequence ATTTTAATGTCAGTATTAGCAGCAGCTATTGCAGTAGGTTTGGGCGCGATTGGCGCAGGTATTGGTAACGGTATGATCGTTTCAAAAACAGTTGAGGGTATCGCTCGTCAACCAGAACAAAAAGCAGCTCTTCAAACAACAATGTTCATCGGAGCTGGTATCGTCGAAGTAGTACCTATCGTTGGTGTAGTTATCGGTTTCTTGGCATTCTTCAGCGATAAGTAA
- the atpF gene encoding F0F1 ATP synthase subunit B, with product MAFYPTSTVFTILAFIALLLLLNKYAFGPLFAVMEKRRQLIQEQMNTAASTRQEAEASMAKQKAALEEARKEAYAIIEQARATSSMQADEIVESAKNESARLKVEALKDIESEKNKAISALRAEVGGISVQIASKIIEKQVDEKSQEALVDKYLKEVGHK from the coding sequence ATGGCTTTTTATCCTACATCCACTGTATTTACAATTCTAGCGTTTATCGCTTTACTTCTACTATTGAATAAATACGCTTTTGGACCTTTGTTCGCAGTTATGGAGAAACGTAGACAGTTGATTCAAGAGCAAATGAATACTGCAGCATCTACTCGTCAAGAAGCTGAGGCTTCAATGGCGAAGCAAAAAGCAGCACTTGAAGAAGCACGTAAGGAAGCGTACGCAATTATTGAGCAAGCGAGAGCAACAAGCTCTATGCAAGCTGATGAAATTGTTGAATCTGCTAAAAATGAATCAGCTCGCTTGAAAGTTGAAGCACTCAAAGATATCGAGAGTGAGAAAAACAAAGCGATCTCCGCACTTCGTGCAGAAGTGGGCGGCATTTCTGTGCAAATCGCATCTAAAATCATCGAGAAACAAGTTGACGAGAAGTCTCAAGAGGCTCTTGTTGATAAGTACCTTAAAGAGGTTGGACATAAATGA
- a CDS encoding F0F1 ATP synthase subunit delta, whose translation MSRDLVVAKRYAQALFELASASKVVSQVETELKLIVDVLSHNDELNKFLDLPNVSSENKVQLLKDSFGTDVSELVYHTLRLLLERGRQSLIVNLFESYVKIAGNATGQAHAVVYTAKELSAEELSNVATQFTQVTGKTIIAEQSVNPALLGGIQVRIGDRLYDGSLAGKLERLQKSLNSIAL comes from the coding sequence ATGAGCCGCGATCTAGTGGTAGCGAAGCGCTACGCACAAGCGTTGTTCGAACTTGCATCCGCAAGCAAGGTCGTTTCTCAAGTTGAAACAGAATTAAAATTAATCGTTGATGTACTTAGTCATAACGATGAATTAAATAAATTTTTGGATTTGCCAAATGTATCTTCCGAAAACAAAGTTCAGTTATTGAAAGACTCTTTCGGTACAGATGTGTCTGAGCTTGTCTACCATACTTTACGTCTATTGCTTGAGCGTGGACGTCAGTCTCTTATTGTAAATCTGTTCGAATCTTATGTGAAAATTGCAGGTAATGCAACGGGTCAAGCTCACGCTGTAGTATATACAGCTAAAGAGCTATCTGCTGAGGAACTTTCAAATGTAGCTACTCAATTCACACAAGTAACAGGCAAAACAATTATTGCTGAGCAAAGTGTGAACCCAGCACTACTTGGTGGCATTCAAGTTCGTATTGGCGATCGTCTATACGATGGAAGTCTAGCGGGTAAGTTGGAACGTTTGCAAAAATCATTAAATTCTATAGCACTGTAG
- the atpA gene encoding F0F1 ATP synthase subunit alpha, with protein sequence MSIRPDEISTLIKQQIEKYKSEIQVVDVGTVINVGDGIARVHGLENAMQGELLEFANGVVGMALNLEESNVGVVILGPYTDIREGDQVKRTGRIMEVPVGEELLGRVVNPLGQPVDGKGPINTTQFRPIESPAPGVIDRKSVHEPMQTGLKAIDSMVPIGRGQRELIIGDRQTGKTAIAIDTIINQKGTGVKCIYVAVGQKQSTVANVVETLRRNGALDYTIVVTAGASEPSPLLYLAPYAGCSMGEYFMYKGEHVLVIYDDLSKQAAAYRELSLLLRRPPGREAYPGDVFYIHSRLLERAAKLSDKLGGGSLTALPFIETQASDVSAYIPTNVISITDGQIFLESDLFYSGQRPAVNVGISVSRVGGAAQIKAMKKVAGTLRLDLAAYRELQAFSQFGSDLDKSTVSRLNRGARTMEILKQGVNQPMPVEKQVVSIYSAVKGHLDDIAIEDILRFEHEFHAFLDSSRPEVLASIRDTKDLVADNEKALVDAINTFKKGFAASA encoded by the coding sequence TTGAGTATCAGACCTGATGAAATTAGTACGCTAATTAAACAGCAAATTGAAAAGTATAAATCAGAAATTCAAGTCGTGGACGTCGGCACTGTTATCAATGTCGGTGACGGTATCGCTCGTGTGCATGGTCTTGAAAATGCGATGCAAGGGGAACTTCTTGAATTCGCTAACGGTGTCGTTGGTATGGCTCTTAACCTTGAAGAGAGCAATGTCGGTGTCGTTATTCTAGGACCTTACACGGATATTCGTGAAGGAGACCAAGTAAAACGTACTGGTCGTATTATGGAAGTTCCAGTTGGCGAAGAGCTACTTGGACGTGTTGTAAATCCGCTTGGACAACCAGTTGATGGTAAAGGTCCAATCAATACAACTCAATTCCGTCCGATTGAATCACCAGCACCTGGTGTTATCGATCGTAAATCTGTACATGAGCCTATGCAAACAGGTCTTAAAGCAATTGACTCTATGGTACCAATCGGTCGTGGTCAACGTGAGTTGATTATCGGTGACCGTCAAACAGGTAAAACAGCAATTGCTATTGATACAATCATCAACCAAAAAGGTACTGGCGTAAAATGTATCTATGTAGCTGTAGGTCAAAAACAATCTACTGTTGCTAACGTTGTAGAAACACTTCGCCGCAACGGTGCACTTGATTACACAATCGTTGTAACTGCTGGTGCTTCTGAGCCATCTCCATTGCTATACCTAGCTCCTTATGCAGGTTGTTCAATGGGTGAGTACTTCATGTACAAAGGCGAGCATGTACTAGTTATCTATGATGACTTGTCCAAGCAAGCTGCAGCGTACCGTGAGCTTTCCCTATTACTTCGTCGTCCACCGGGTCGTGAAGCATATCCAGGGGATGTATTCTACATTCACTCTCGTTTGCTAGAGCGTGCAGCTAAGCTAAGTGATAAATTGGGTGGCGGTTCTCTAACAGCTCTTCCATTTATCGAAACTCAAGCTTCTGACGTATCAGCTTATATTCCAACTAACGTAATCTCCATCACAGACGGACAGATCTTCCTAGAGTCTGACTTGTTCTACTCTGGTCAACGTCCTGCGGTTAACGTAGGTATTTCTGTATCCCGTGTTGGTGGTGCTGCACAAATTAAAGCAATGAAGAAAGTTGCTGGTACACTTCGTCTTGATCTTGCAGCTTATCGTGAGCTTCAAGCGTTCTCTCAATTCGGTTCTGACCTTGATAAATCTACAGTATCCCGTCTAAACCGTGGTGCTCGTACGATGGAAATTCTTAAGCAAGGTGTTAACCAACCGATGCCAGTTGAGAAGCAAGTTGTATCTATCTACTCTGCGGTAAAAGGTCATCTTGATGACATCGCAATTGAAGATATTCTTCGCTTTGAACATGAATTCCACGCATTCCTTGATAGCAGTCGCCCAGAAGTGCTTGCTTCTATCCGTGACACGAAAGATCTTGTTGCTGATAACGAGAAAGCTCTTGTTGATGCTATTAATACGTTCAAAAAAGGCTTTGCCGCTTCAGCGTAA
- the atpG gene encoding ATP synthase F1 subunit gamma — MAKGMREIKREIKGKQSTRQITKAMEMVAASKLRRAQEAAVAARPYADKLLEVVNNIASGTKGVRHPMLESRPIKKTGYLVITSDRGLAGGYNANLLRKVTQTIKEKHKSSEEYVIFVIGRKGRDYFRRRQMPILEEVIGLSDSPAFGDVKSIAATAVNKFSEGAYDELYICYNEFVNALTQIPTETRLLPLENVTDSKAAVSSYEYEPSAEGVLEILLPKYAETLIYSAVLDGKASEFGARMTAMGSATKNATKMINQLTLTYNRARQAAITQEITEIVAGANAQS, encoded by the coding sequence ATGGCAAAAGGCATGCGTGAGATAAAACGTGAGATTAAAGGTAAGCAAAGTACAAGACAAATTACGAAAGCTATGGAAATGGTTGCTGCATCTAAGCTTAGAAGAGCGCAAGAGGCTGCAGTAGCTGCTAGACCATATGCTGACAAGTTGTTAGAAGTAGTTAATAATATCGCTTCTGGCACGAAAGGTGTTCGTCACCCGATGTTAGAGTCACGTCCAATCAAAAAGACGGGATATCTTGTTATTACTTCCGACCGTGGTTTGGCTGGTGGTTACAATGCCAACCTCTTACGTAAAGTAACGCAAACAATTAAAGAAAAGCATAAGTCTTCTGAAGAGTATGTTATTTTCGTCATTGGACGAAAAGGACGCGACTACTTCCGTCGTAGACAAATGCCAATACTTGAAGAAGTAATCGGATTATCTGATTCTCCTGCATTTGGCGATGTGAAATCTATAGCGGCTACAGCAGTTAATAAGTTCTCAGAAGGTGCTTATGACGAACTTTATATTTGTTACAATGAATTCGTTAATGCATTAACTCAAATCCCAACAGAAACTCGTCTTTTACCATTGGAAAATGTTACAGACAGTAAAGCAGCGGTTTCTTCGTACGAATATGAGCCTTCTGCTGAAGGAGTTCTTGAAATTCTTCTTCCGAAATATGCAGAAACACTTATATACAGTGCTGTACTAGATGGTAAAGCTAGTGAATTTGGTGCTCGTATGACGGCAATGGGTAGTGCAACGAAAAATGCTACGAAGATGATTAACCAATTGACATTAACGTATAACCGTGCACGTCAAGCGGCAATCACGCAAGAAATAACTGAAATTGTTGCAGGAGCTAACGCACAATCTTAA
- the atpD gene encoding F0F1 ATP synthase subunit beta: MKKGRVVSVMGPVVDLEFERGHLPQIMNAVTINHKAEAGSVGINLTLEVAVHLGDNLVRAVAMSTTDGLVRGMEAVDTGAAITVPVGTATLGRVFNVLGQPIDEAGDVVSKVNLPIHRQAPKFDELSTQSEILETGIKVIDLLAPYSKGGKIGLFGGAGVGKTVTIQELINNIAQEHGGISVFAGVGERTREGNDLYHEMKDSGVLAKTAMVFGQMNEPPGARLRVALTGLTMAEYFRDNEGKDVLLFIDNIFRFTQAGSEVSALLGRMPSAVGYQPTLATEMGQLQERITSTNKGSVTSIQAIYVPADDYTDPAPATTFAHLDATTNLERKISEMGIFPAVDPLASSSRILSPEVLGAEHYNVAQGVKKILQSYKELQDIIAILGMDELSDEQKLIVSRARKIQLFLSQPFHVAEPFTGLAGKYVPVKESVRSFKEILEGRHDDLPEEAFRYVGVIEEAVEKAKTLV; this comes from the coding sequence ATGAAAAAGGGACGCGTTGTATCCGTCATGGGTCCGGTCGTCGATTTAGAGTTTGAACGCGGTCATCTGCCACAAATTATGAATGCTGTAACAATCAATCATAAGGCAGAGGCTGGTAGTGTAGGTATTAATCTTACACTTGAAGTTGCCGTTCACCTAGGCGATAATCTAGTTCGTGCAGTAGCGATGAGTACTACTGACGGTCTAGTTCGTGGTATGGAGGCTGTTGACACTGGAGCAGCTATTACAGTACCTGTAGGTACTGCTACTCTAGGACGTGTATTTAACGTACTAGGTCAACCAATTGACGAAGCTGGCGATGTTGTATCTAAAGTGAATCTTCCAATTCACCGTCAAGCACCGAAATTCGATGAGTTGTCTACACAATCAGAAATTCTTGAAACAGGTATTAAAGTTATCGATTTGCTTGCCCCTTATTCTAAAGGTGGTAAAATCGGTTTGTTCGGTGGTGCCGGCGTAGGTAAAACTGTAACAATCCAAGAGCTTATCAATAACATCGCACAAGAACATGGCGGTATTTCTGTATTCGCTGGTGTAGGTGAGCGTACTCGTGAGGGTAACGACTTGTACCATGAGATGAAAGATTCCGGCGTTCTTGCAAAAACTGCGATGGTATTCGGTCAGATGAATGAGCCTCCAGGTGCACGTCTTCGTGTAGCTTTGACAGGTCTTACAATGGCTGAGTATTTCCGTGATAATGAAGGTAAAGACGTACTTCTGTTCATCGATAATATCTTCCGCTTTACACAAGCGGGTTCTGAAGTATCAGCACTACTTGGTCGTATGCCGTCTGCGGTTGGTTACCAACCAACACTTGCAACGGAAATGGGTCAATTGCAAGAGCGTATTACTTCTACTAACAAAGGTTCTGTTACATCAATTCAAGCGATCTACGTTCCAGCCGATGACTATACGGATCCGGCTCCTGCAACGACATTTGCCCATCTTGATGCGACAACTAACCTTGAGCGTAAAATCTCCGAAATGGGTATTTTCCCTGCGGTAGATCCGCTTGCTTCATCTTCTCGTATCCTAAGCCCTGAGGTTCTAGGTGCAGAACATTACAACGTAGCTCAAGGCGTGAAGAAAATTCTTCAAAGCTATAAAGAGCTTCAAGATATCATTGCAATCCTTGGTATGGATGAGCTTTCTGATGAGCAAAAATTGATTGTATCGCGTGCGCGTAAAATTCAATTGTTCCTATCTCAACCATTCCACGTTGCTGAACCGTTTACTGGTCTTGCTGGTAAATACGTTCCAGTTAAAGAATCAGTTCGTAGCTTTAAAGAAATTCTCGAAGGCAGACACGATGACCTACCTGAGGAAGCATTCCGTTATGTAGGTGTAATTGAAGAAGCCGTGGAGAAAGCCAAAACGCTAGTATAG
- a CDS encoding F0F1 ATP synthase subunit epsilon, translated as MSTFLVEIVTPERKVYAKEASLVTVTGVEGQLGIMPNHIPLVTPLKIAPVTIKRDGGIDEIAVNGGFVEVRKDKVVILAESAEIAEDINVERAEAAKQRAQQRLALSKSDEIDFRRAELALQRAMNRLHTKHIK; from the coding sequence ATGAGTACGTTTCTAGTTGAAATCGTAACGCCTGAGCGTAAAGTTTATGCGAAAGAAGCAAGTTTAGTGACGGTAACTGGTGTTGAAGGTCAATTAGGTATTATGCCTAACCATATTCCACTTGTTACACCATTGAAAATTGCTCCTGTTACCATAAAACGCGATGGTGGTATAGATGAAATCGCCGTAAATGGTGGCTTTGTTGAAGTGCGTAAAGATAAAGTAGTTATTCTGGCTGAAAGTGCTGAAATTGCCGAAGACATTAATGTCGAACGTGCAGAAGCAGCGAAGCAACGTGCACAACAGCGCCTTGCTCTTTCGAAAAGTGATGAAATTGATTTCCGTAGAGCAGAGCTAGCATTGCAACGTGCGATGAACCGTCTGCATACAAAACATATTAAATAA
- a CDS encoding DUF1146 domain-containing protein yields MTTGVEGLFSITLIVLSIIFVWILLSEVRWDKILKKHTSIKSRMLQVVIAIVIGYLLGSFILQYWGYSTMLQQFIE; encoded by the coding sequence ATGACTACAGGAGTAGAAGGATTATTTTCCATAACGCTCATTGTATTGAGCATAATTTTCGTTTGGATTCTTTTGTCAGAGGTTCGCTGGGATAAAATATTGAAAAAACATACAAGTATAAAATCACGGATGTTACAAGTTGTCATAGCAATTGTCATTGGATATTTGTTAGGAAGCTTTATTCTTCAATATTGGGGATACTCCACAATGCTCCAACAATTTATAGAATAA